aaaaattggtcagtgggaaattagagaaaattaaaaataaagttttgcggtaaaCCTGCTATAATATATTTGTTAttgatttgtttgccttgtatttatatttatttttttgcagtggctttctccacaatattacctctttacttataaattttattacttgtttgaaaattcatcaattttgttgaaaagacatcctttctggatgaaaattgaatttttgtgttaaaaattcaactagtttcacagaaaattgatttattttttgaatctcatatttcaatgcaATTACTTTGCACATGGTCTAGATACATGCAAAATCCAACTTTCGAGTTGGGTGTTGAAGAAAAAGTCGTGTGGCCACAAAAAGGTTTTGAACTGTATAAAACTTATGTCTTCcttatataaacaataaaaaaatgacaaacattttaaaagatggcatctatttttgttcaattttaaaatcaagcgaaacctaatatttttaaaacacctcctttttttattttagaacaaattttcaaattttgagtgaaaaCTGACtctataaatttagaagaattgctgtcattttttaattttgaactttttaccagtttcttaaaatatttcaaaagaaaggtTTACCATTAACCGATTTTTTGATTTAACActttttcgtaaattaaaaaaatatgaactgtctcttttctcttaaaaaataacgTATGACTATGTTAaacgattatatatttttttaaactaaccttACAGCGTAAATAATCCCCACCAGCGCAGTAGACTCCTGTTATCCAAAAAGCGGCAAAGAAAAACATAATACATTTNNNNNNNNNNNNNNNNNNNNNNNNNNNNNNNNNNNNNNNNNNNNNNNNNNNNNNNNNNNNNNNNNNNNNNNNNNNNNNNNNNNNNNNNNNNNNNNNNNNNattatatatttttttaaactaaccttACAGCGTAAATAATCCCCACCAGCGCAGTAGACTCCTGTTATCCAAAAAGCGGCAAAGAAAaacataatacattttattattttgataacgTCCTTCGGCTGCAGACTATCTTCTTGTAACAACTGTGAATAACTGTATTTATACAAAATATCAtaatttcaattcattaaaaaaataatgtatctttCAACCGGAATTAAGTTTTCTCTACGCATAATATTGAGACTATAAGAGGATGTATACGatctaattaatttattactCACAACAATAACAGTAAATCCGGTAGCACAGATAGCTAACATACTCAACACGACATGGATGAATAATTGATAggaataaatatattcaattttccgCGCATATTCTATAGCATTTTGGTATCTTTCAACTAAATTCTTCGTCGCTGTTCTTCGACCTGTTTTTTCCTTATATatactaataattttgaaaaatctcttaaaatctcttcgTACCATGTCAATTTTCGCACTGCCATGTAATATCTTCAAAATGTTAATACTTCAGtcacaattatatttattacaaataatatcgATTTACGTTCTCATAATCGTTCcaagttcattaaatttttaatttactcacCATCGTAATAAACAGAGAGTCGACAAAAGCATTCCCGAAGCCcgttaaaaaagttgtaaagaattgaattaaacaaattatttcaaatactgGTGATTTATCTACCTCAAAAGGAAATGCAGACGCAAGAAAAAGTATTCTATTTCCTGTATTGTAAGAGGCAGCAAACGTGATGGTGAAAAAGACTACAACGCTCATGTAGATACAATAAGAGCATACAAAAAAAGTTCGAGAATGTCTTAAAACTCCCAAAAccatattttcttcatttttagtttgaatttcctTGCAGTCACTgattatttctttcaaaacattTACAACGTATCTACAAATATTACACTTTTattatagttataaataaaataatttaaatataataaattgaaaactggacAAAgtgaaacatttacaaaatttgtattctaatgttccaatttgattatttctaaatCCCCTGAAATCCGCTATATAAGAAACtatgcaaatttttaagaatatgttttaagctaaaaaatatagGCGTTttagattcaatatgaaattgcTAAACATAAAatgtgaagaattaaaaatttatctatgtattttaacattaatctttcaaaagtaaacaatctaAAATCATTTTGTGATgcatttaaattttagttgaaatctttGGATAATTTAATAACGATAATCATTCAAAAATGTACGATATTACATATAAAACTTagctttttatttgatttcaaatgatAGTGTTGTAAATCGAACAAGATTGAGCAATTTCAGGTTCAAAAGcgattcaaaattgtatttcaagaaTGGAAATAGACTTATTTTACATTCATTTAAATGAGCggactcaaaatttaactaatttgcgGTTAAATTGTTTGTTGGTGGAAAGTTGAATgactaataatcattttttacctTGTTCTAAAACTAATGTAAAAAAGCAGaagggaaaaaaaataaaaatagaaatttgacaGCCTATTAGATTATTCCTCAACAACTACCTCTGCTAAAATAGTTGATCATTACAGATGATAACACTCTTAACACAACATTCCTTAACATAGATACGTAAAATAGCCTAATGCAAAGTGTATCAGAACTACACATAAATTTGGATAATTAAGACCCTGATTGAAGTTTTCTtcagattcaaaa
This Belonocnema kinseyi isolate 2016_QV_RU_SX_M_011 chromosome 3, B_treatae_v1, whole genome shotgun sequence DNA region includes the following protein-coding sequences:
- the LOC117169868 gene encoding uncharacterized protein LOC117169868; its protein translation is MLLSTLCLLRCINILKILHGSAKIDMVRRDFKRFFKIISIYKEKTGRRTATKNLVERYQNAIEYARKIEYIYSYQLFIHVVLSMLAICATGFTVIVLLQEDSLQPKDVIKIIKCIMFFFAAFWITGVYCAGGDYLRCKERRRHVNIQFRIFGRCSSDLG